A part of Miscanthus floridulus cultivar M001 chromosome 6, ASM1932011v1, whole genome shotgun sequence genomic DNA contains:
- the LOC136458374 gene encoding uncharacterized protein: MKGPVQITLARPDPPRQRWWRHDDDFVDDGDVGVLRIGRNLAAVDTTFATSDEVTKRWLAEASVVARGRRLRAPLVAGLVALRGHDPSDRARGTDFSPNDHDNPIRCIALCLGGSRAIVYSPEEEGCRVRKAKYDGDRLKFYSNNMTQLRAFLDDKRITVACFGAREATRKLAKEWGLHVALPEELTHLFALAFGKVAGVEAEKKTLMKKPAKYWMGKAALARAKAKADRDDYDTEEEEEATNLGKTWRPPKVVSGLSLERMARVALGPEMRLARCPPKVTQADWGSYHLGEEEWAHATRDAYLCFEIAACCLQKLGDPIGV, from the coding sequence ATGAAGGGGCCTGTGCAGATCACCCTGGCGAGGCCCGATCCCCCAAGACAACGTTGGTGGCGGCATGACGACGACTTCGTCGACGACGGCGACGTCGGCGTACTCCGGATCGGCCGCAACCTGGCCGCCGTCGACACCACCTTCGCCACGAGCGACGAAGTCACCAAGCGCTGGCTCGCCGAGGCCTCCGTCGTCGCCCGCGGCCGCCGCCTCCGCGCGCCCCTCGTCGCGGGCCTCGTCGCGCTGCGCGGCCATGACCCCTCCGACCGGGCGAGGGGCACCGACTTCAGCCCCAACGACCACGACAACCCGATCCGCTGCATCGCGCTCTGCCTCGGCGGCTCCCGCGCCATCGTCTACAGCCCCGAAGAGGAAGGCTGCCGCGTCCGCAAGGCCAAGTACGATGGCGACCGCCTCAAGTTCTACAGCAACAACATGACTCAGCTCCGCGCGTTCCTGGACGACAAGCGCATCACCGTCGCCTGCTTCGGTGCGCGGGAGGCCACGAGGAAGCTGGCCAAGGAGTGGGGCTTGCACGTGGCATTGCCGGAGGAGCTGACGCACCTGTTCGCGCTCGCGTTCGGGAAGGTCGCCGGGGTGGAGGCCGAGAAGAAGACGCTGATGAAGAAGCCCGCCAAGTACTGGATGGGGAAGGCGGCGCTTGCTAGGGCCAAGGCCAAGGCCGATCGGGACGACTACGacaccgaggaggaggaggaggccaccaatcTCGGGAAGACGTGGCGGCCGCCGAAGGTGGTGAGCGGCCTGAGCCTGGAGCGCATGGCGCGGGTGGCGCTCGGGCCGGAGATGCGTCTGGCGCGCTGCCCGCCGAAGGTGACGCAGGCGGACTGGGGCAGCTACCACCTGGGTGAGGAGGAGTGGGCGCACGCGACCCGTGACGCATACCTCTGCTTCGAGATCGCGGCCTGCTGCCTCCAGAAGCTCGGCGACCCCATTGGCGTCTGA